One region of Eriocheir sinensis breed Jianghai 21 chromosome 36, ASM2467909v1, whole genome shotgun sequence genomic DNA includes:
- the LOC127007771 gene encoding protein tramtrack, beta isoform-like isoform X5, with translation MKYVMNEEEFLLKWNNHQTNFVDVFNELLQDESFVDVTLVCGGEAVPGHKMVLAACSPLLHRILRDNPCRHPLVILGDVPAVDMRAIMHFIYQGEVSVSQSELASFLKTADNLQIKGLAENRESSGKEDRKRKDKDMDRLDGRPNNKRQRTTEGRVDNVNLNAAASGVAVPATSPVSSRSHKSLSDSHSSSHKGRGVGNRVSGDEQHLQHSLKSSNIGRGSAANTTTTTTNHHHNHHPASKHHHTPSSKHSSSKASHAQDIPSKVSSSSSSKHRHEEGVSTGHHHHHNSESSVGDDRVPAKEETGDELTVKTEPLDYPGEVAWNEGAGGLGREAPGVEDPQGLLPIGAAIVGGLEGVAAAIVASPNLPIIEFGEDSRNDDGSRGDLSTASDDVNANNATELEEGEEENATSGSPGKFRGGRKACCFCGKTFCDNYTLRRHMVTHLSRERQFECPMCNAAYSRKDHLMAHIRRKHPIADDVDKIDISTGQAG, from the exons GAAGTACGTGATGAACGAGGAGGAGTTCCTGCTGAAGTGGAACAACCACCAGACTAACTTTGTAGATGTCTTCAACGAGCTGCTTCAGGATGAGTCGTTTGTGGACGTGACactggtgtgtgggggggaggctgTCCCAGGCCACAAGATGGTGCTGGCCGCCTGCTCCCCCCTACTGCACCGCATCCTCCGGGACAACCCCTGCCGGCACCCCCTGGTCATTCTCGGGGATGTGCCAGCCGTGGACATGCGTGCCATCATGCATTTCATCTACCAGGGTGAAGTGAGTGTGTCCCAATCCGAGCTGGCAAGTTTTCTGAAGACAGCTGACAACCTCCAGATCAAGGGGCTTGCAGAGAACAGGGAGAGCagtggaaaggaagacagaaagagaaaagacaaggaCATGGACAGACTAGATGGTCGGCCAAATAATAAAAGGCAACGCACCACAGAAGGGCGAGTGGATAACGTCAACCTCAATGCTGCTGCCTCTGGAGTCGCTGTGCCCGCCACTTCCCCCGTCTCATCTCGCTCACATAAGTCACTCAGCGATTCTCATTCTTCTAGTCACAAGGGTCGGGGGGTTGGGAACAGAGTCTCTGGGGACGAGCAGCACCTTCAGCACAGCCTCAAGAGCAGCAACATTGGCAGAGGTAGTGcagcaaacaccaccaccaccaccaccaaccatcaccacaaccaccaccctgcCTCCAAGCACCACCACACCCCTTCATCCAAACACTCAAGTTCAAAGGCATCACACGCCCAAGACATTCCCTCaaaggtctcctcctcctcctcctccaagcaccGGCATGAGGAAGGGGTCAGcaccggccaccaccaccaccacaactccgAGAGCAGTGTTGGTGATGACAGGGTGCCGGCCAAGGAGGAGACGGGGGATGAACTT ACTGTAAAGACAGAGCCCCTTGACTACCCTGGAGAAGTGGCCTGGAATGAGGGTGCTGGAGGCCTGGGGCGGGAGGCACCAGGCGTGGAGGACCCCCAGGGCCTGCTGCCCATTGGTGCCGCCATAGTCGGGGGTCTGGAGGGCGTGGCTGCTGCTATTGTGGCCTCACCCAACCTCCCCATCATTGAGTTTG GTGAAGACAGCCGTAACGATGATGGTAGTCGTGGGGACCTGTCCACTGCCTCGGATGATGTGAATGCCAACAATGCCACG GagctggaggagggagaagaggagaacgcCACCTCGGGATCGCCGGGCAAGTTCCGAGGTGGGCGTAAGGCTTGCTGCTTCTGTGGCAAGACCTTCTGTGACAACTACACGCTGCGGCGCCACATGGTGACCCATTTGTCGAGGGAGCGCCAGTTTGAGTGCCCCATGTGCAATGCCGCGTACTCCCGCAAGGACCACCTCATGGCCCACATACGCAGGAAACACCCCATAGCTGATGATGTTGACAAGATAGACATCAGCACCGGGCAGGCAGGGTAG
- the LOC127007771 gene encoding protein abrupt-like isoform X4 has product MKYVMNEEEFLLKWNNHQTNFVDVFNELLQDESFVDVTLVCGGEAVPGHKMVLAACSPLLHRILRDNPCRHPLVILGDVPAVDMRAIMHFIYQGEVSVSQSELASFLKTADNLQIKGLAENRESSGKEDRKRKDKDMDRLDGRPNNKRQRTTEGRVDNVNLNAAASGVAVPATSPVSSRSHKSLSDSHSSSHKGRGVGNRVSGDEQHLQHSLKSSNIGRGSAANTTTTTTNHHHNHHPASKHHHTPSSKHSSSKASHAQDIPSKVSSSSSSKHRHEEGVSTGHHHHHNSESSVGDDRVPAKEETGDELTVKTEPLDYPGEVAWNEGAGGLGREAPGVEDPQGLLPIGAAIVGGLEGVAAAIVASPNLPIIEFEAENLSGEDSRNDDGSRGDLSTASDDVNANNATELEEGEEENATSGSPGKFRGGRKACCFCGKTFCDNYTLRRHMVTHLSRERQFECPMCNAAYSRKDHLMAHIRRKHPIADDVDKIDISTGQAG; this is encoded by the exons GAAGTACGTGATGAACGAGGAGGAGTTCCTGCTGAAGTGGAACAACCACCAGACTAACTTTGTAGATGTCTTCAACGAGCTGCTTCAGGATGAGTCGTTTGTGGACGTGACactggtgtgtgggggggaggctgTCCCAGGCCACAAGATGGTGCTGGCCGCCTGCTCCCCCCTACTGCACCGCATCCTCCGGGACAACCCCTGCCGGCACCCCCTGGTCATTCTCGGGGATGTGCCAGCCGTGGACATGCGTGCCATCATGCATTTCATCTACCAGGGTGAAGTGAGTGTGTCCCAATCCGAGCTGGCAAGTTTTCTGAAGACAGCTGACAACCTCCAGATCAAGGGGCTTGCAGAGAACAGGGAGAGCagtggaaaggaagacagaaagagaaaagacaaggaCATGGACAGACTAGATGGTCGGCCAAATAATAAAAGGCAACGCACCACAGAAGGGCGAGTGGATAACGTCAACCTCAATGCTGCTGCCTCTGGAGTCGCTGTGCCCGCCACTTCCCCCGTCTCATCTCGCTCACATAAGTCACTCAGCGATTCTCATTCTTCTAGTCACAAGGGTCGGGGGGTTGGGAACAGAGTCTCTGGGGACGAGCAGCACCTTCAGCACAGCCTCAAGAGCAGCAACATTGGCAGAGGTAGTGcagcaaacaccaccaccaccaccaccaaccatcaccacaaccaccaccctgcCTCCAAGCACCACCACACCCCTTCATCCAAACACTCAAGTTCAAAGGCATCACACGCCCAAGACATTCCCTCaaaggtctcctcctcctcctcctccaagcaccGGCATGAGGAAGGGGTCAGcaccggccaccaccaccaccacaactccgAGAGCAGTGTTGGTGATGACAGGGTGCCGGCCAAGGAGGAGACGGGGGATGAACTT ACTGTAAAGACAGAGCCCCTTGACTACCCTGGAGAAGTGGCCTGGAATGAGGGTGCTGGAGGCCTGGGGCGGGAGGCACCAGGCGTGGAGGACCCCCAGGGCCTGCTGCCCATTGGTGCCGCCATAGTCGGGGGTCTGGAGGGCGTGGCTGCTGCTATTGTGGCCTCACCCAACCTCCCCATCATTGAGTTTG AGGCGGAAAATCTTTCAGGTGAAGACAGCCGTAACGATGATGGTAGTCGTGGGGACCTGTCCACTGCCTCGGATGATGTGAATGCCAACAATGCCACG GagctggaggagggagaagaggagaacgcCACCTCGGGATCGCCGGGCAAGTTCCGAGGTGGGCGTAAGGCTTGCTGCTTCTGTGGCAAGACCTTCTGTGACAACTACACGCTGCGGCGCCACATGGTGACCCATTTGTCGAGGGAGCGCCAGTTTGAGTGCCCCATGTGCAATGCCGCGTACTCCCGCAAGGACCACCTCATGGCCCACATACGCAGGAAACACCCCATAGCTGATGATGTTGACAAGATAGACATCAGCACCGGGCAGGCAGGGTAG
- the LOC127007771 gene encoding protein tramtrack, beta isoform-like isoform X3 encodes MKYVMNEEEFLLKWNNHQTNFVDVFNELLQDESFVDVTLVCGGEAVPGHKMVLAACSPLLHRILRDNPCRHPLVILGDVPAVDMRAIMHFIYQGEVSVSQSELASFLKTADNLQIKGLAENRESSGKEDRKRKDKDMDRLDGRPNNKRQRTTEGRVDNVNLNAAASGVAVPATSPVSSRSHKSLSDSHSSSHKGRGVGNRVSGDEQHLQHSLKSSNIGRGSAANTTTTTTNHHHNHHPASKHHHTPSSKHSSSKASHAQDIPSKVSSSSSSKHRHEEGVSTGHHHHHNSESSVGDDRVPAKEETGDELTVKTEPLDYPGEVAWNEGAGGLGREAPGVEDPQGLLPIGAAIVGGLEGVAAAIVASPNLPIIEFGEDSRNDDGSRGDLSTASDDVNANNATGTQVQDRHTQGSAGVPGVVVRSTLGHPHLQMQKHPHHHSHLNQHDPLPPHSKLQPGGGTQSFPGLHTVPLPIPSCPLPLPPGSLASPKLPSSSTGLPSSTITTSSSTGSSSSSGSNNNNVHKCQQCPFLTSNPYTFTRHLRIHLGTKEFQCRLCGFATSRKDSLIRHFRMKHLTGEMSVYHDLDSRDIEELALARVLPEGLQIFAGKL; translated from the exons GAAGTACGTGATGAACGAGGAGGAGTTCCTGCTGAAGTGGAACAACCACCAGACTAACTTTGTAGATGTCTTCAACGAGCTGCTTCAGGATGAGTCGTTTGTGGACGTGACactggtgtgtgggggggaggctgTCCCAGGCCACAAGATGGTGCTGGCCGCCTGCTCCCCCCTACTGCACCGCATCCTCCGGGACAACCCCTGCCGGCACCCCCTGGTCATTCTCGGGGATGTGCCAGCCGTGGACATGCGTGCCATCATGCATTTCATCTACCAGGGTGAAGTGAGTGTGTCCCAATCCGAGCTGGCAAGTTTTCTGAAGACAGCTGACAACCTCCAGATCAAGGGGCTTGCAGAGAACAGGGAGAGCagtggaaaggaagacagaaagagaaaagacaaggaCATGGACAGACTAGATGGTCGGCCAAATAATAAAAGGCAACGCACCACAGAAGGGCGAGTGGATAACGTCAACCTCAATGCTGCTGCCTCTGGAGTCGCTGTGCCCGCCACTTCCCCCGTCTCATCTCGCTCACATAAGTCACTCAGCGATTCTCATTCTTCTAGTCACAAGGGTCGGGGGGTTGGGAACAGAGTCTCTGGGGACGAGCAGCACCTTCAGCACAGCCTCAAGAGCAGCAACATTGGCAGAGGTAGTGcagcaaacaccaccaccaccaccaccaaccatcaccacaaccaccaccctgcCTCCAAGCACCACCACACCCCTTCATCCAAACACTCAAGTTCAAAGGCATCACACGCCCAAGACATTCCCTCaaaggtctcctcctcctcctcctccaagcaccGGCATGAGGAAGGGGTCAGcaccggccaccaccaccaccacaactccgAGAGCAGTGTTGGTGATGACAGGGTGCCGGCCAAGGAGGAGACGGGGGATGAACTT ACTGTAAAGACAGAGCCCCTTGACTACCCTGGAGAAGTGGCCTGGAATGAGGGTGCTGGAGGCCTGGGGCGGGAGGCACCAGGCGTGGAGGACCCCCAGGGCCTGCTGCCCATTGGTGCCGCCATAGTCGGGGGTCTGGAGGGCGTGGCTGCTGCTATTGTGGCCTCACCCAACCTCCCCATCATTGAGTTTG GTGAAGACAGCCGTAACGATGATGGTAGTCGTGGGGACCTGTCCACTGCCTCGGATGATGTGAATGCCAACAATGCCACG GGTACCCAGGTGCAGGATAGACACACCCAGGGTAGCGCTGGTGTTCCTGGAGTGGTGGTTCGCTCCACCCTGGGCCATCCACATCTCCAGATGCagaaacacccccaccaccactcccacctcAACCAGCATGATCCACTTCCACCACATTCCAAGCTTCAGCCTGGTGGTGGAACACAGTCATTCCCAGGACTCCACACTGTTCCCCTCCCCATTCCAAGctgccctctcccccttccccctgggAGCCTGGCATCACCCAAACTACCATCGTCGTCAACcggcctcccttcctccaccattaccacaaGTAGCAGCActggcagtagcagcagcagcggcagtaaTAACAACAACGTCCACAAATGCCAGCAGTGTCCATTCCTCACCTCCAACCCGTACACCTTCACCCGCCACCTCCGCATTCACTTGGGCACGAAGGAGTTTCAGTGTCGACTGTGTGGGTTTGCCACCTCCCGCAAAGACTCTCTTATTCGACACTTTCGCATGAAGCATCTCACTGGCGAGATGTCAGTGtaccacgaccttgactctagAGACATTGAGGAACTAGCCTTAGCAAGAGTTCTTCCAGAAGGGCTGCAAATATTTGCTGGGAAGCTGTAG
- the LOC127007771 gene encoding broad-complex core protein-like isoform X1, with the protein MKYVMNEEEFLLKWNNHQTNFVDVFNELLQDESFVDVTLVCGGEAVPGHKMVLAACSPLLHRILRDNPCRHPLVILGDVPAVDMRAIMHFIYQGEVSVSQSELASFLKTADNLQIKGLAENRESSGKEDRKRKDKDMDRLDGRPNNKRQRTTEGRVDNVNLNAAASGVAVPATSPVSSRSHKSLSDSHSSSHKGRGVGNRVSGDEQHLQHSLKSSNIGRGSAANTTTTTTNHHHNHHPASKHHHTPSSKHSSSKASHAQDIPSKVSSSSSSKHRHEEGVSTGHHHHHNSESSVGDDRVPAKEETGDELTVKTEPLDYPGEVAWNEGAGGLGREAPGVEDPQGLLPIGAAIVGGLEGVAAAIVASPNLPIIEFEAENLSGEDSRNDDGSRGDLSTASDDVNANNATGTQVQDRHTQGSAGVPGVVVRSTLGHPHLQMQKHPHHHSHLNQHDPLPPHSKLQPGGGTQSFPGLHTVPLPIPSCPLPLPPGSLASPKLPSSSTGLPSSTITTSSSTGSSSSSGSNNNNVHKCQQCPFLTSNPYTFTRHLRIHLGTKEFQCRLCGFATSRKDSLIRHFRMKHLTGEMSVYHDLDSRDIEELALARVLPEGLQIFAGKL; encoded by the exons GAAGTACGTGATGAACGAGGAGGAGTTCCTGCTGAAGTGGAACAACCACCAGACTAACTTTGTAGATGTCTTCAACGAGCTGCTTCAGGATGAGTCGTTTGTGGACGTGACactggtgtgtgggggggaggctgTCCCAGGCCACAAGATGGTGCTGGCCGCCTGCTCCCCCCTACTGCACCGCATCCTCCGGGACAACCCCTGCCGGCACCCCCTGGTCATTCTCGGGGATGTGCCAGCCGTGGACATGCGTGCCATCATGCATTTCATCTACCAGGGTGAAGTGAGTGTGTCCCAATCCGAGCTGGCAAGTTTTCTGAAGACAGCTGACAACCTCCAGATCAAGGGGCTTGCAGAGAACAGGGAGAGCagtggaaaggaagacagaaagagaaaagacaaggaCATGGACAGACTAGATGGTCGGCCAAATAATAAAAGGCAACGCACCACAGAAGGGCGAGTGGATAACGTCAACCTCAATGCTGCTGCCTCTGGAGTCGCTGTGCCCGCCACTTCCCCCGTCTCATCTCGCTCACATAAGTCACTCAGCGATTCTCATTCTTCTAGTCACAAGGGTCGGGGGGTTGGGAACAGAGTCTCTGGGGACGAGCAGCACCTTCAGCACAGCCTCAAGAGCAGCAACATTGGCAGAGGTAGTGcagcaaacaccaccaccaccaccaccaaccatcaccacaaccaccaccctgcCTCCAAGCACCACCACACCCCTTCATCCAAACACTCAAGTTCAAAGGCATCACACGCCCAAGACATTCCCTCaaaggtctcctcctcctcctcctccaagcaccGGCATGAGGAAGGGGTCAGcaccggccaccaccaccaccacaactccgAGAGCAGTGTTGGTGATGACAGGGTGCCGGCCAAGGAGGAGACGGGGGATGAACTT ACTGTAAAGACAGAGCCCCTTGACTACCCTGGAGAAGTGGCCTGGAATGAGGGTGCTGGAGGCCTGGGGCGGGAGGCACCAGGCGTGGAGGACCCCCAGGGCCTGCTGCCCATTGGTGCCGCCATAGTCGGGGGTCTGGAGGGCGTGGCTGCTGCTATTGTGGCCTCACCCAACCTCCCCATCATTGAGTTTG AGGCGGAAAATCTTTCAGGTGAAGACAGCCGTAACGATGATGGTAGTCGTGGGGACCTGTCCACTGCCTCGGATGATGTGAATGCCAACAATGCCACG GGTACCCAGGTGCAGGATAGACACACCCAGGGTAGCGCTGGTGTTCCTGGAGTGGTGGTTCGCTCCACCCTGGGCCATCCACATCTCCAGATGCagaaacacccccaccaccactcccacctcAACCAGCATGATCCACTTCCACCACATTCCAAGCTTCAGCCTGGTGGTGGAACACAGTCATTCCCAGGACTCCACACTGTTCCCCTCCCCATTCCAAGctgccctctcccccttccccctgggAGCCTGGCATCACCCAAACTACCATCGTCGTCAACcggcctcccttcctccaccattaccacaaGTAGCAGCActggcagtagcagcagcagcggcagtaaTAACAACAACGTCCACAAATGCCAGCAGTGTCCATTCCTCACCTCCAACCCGTACACCTTCACCCGCCACCTCCGCATTCACTTGGGCACGAAGGAGTTTCAGTGTCGACTGTGTGGGTTTGCCACCTCCCGCAAAGACTCTCTTATTCGACACTTTCGCATGAAGCATCTCACTGGCGAGATGTCAGTGtaccacgaccttgactctagAGACATTGAGGAACTAGCCTTAGCAAGAGTTCTTCCAGAAGGGCTGCAAATATTTGCTGGGAAGCTGTAG
- the LOC127007771 gene encoding broad-complex core protein-like isoform X2 yields MNEEEFLLKWNNHQTNFVDVFNELLQDESFVDVTLVCGGEAVPGHKMVLAACSPLLHRILRDNPCRHPLVILGDVPAVDMRAIMHFIYQGEVSVSQSELASFLKTADNLQIKGLAENRESSGKEDRKRKDKDMDRLDGRPNNKRQRTTEGRVDNVNLNAAASGVAVPATSPVSSRSHKSLSDSHSSSHKGRGVGNRVSGDEQHLQHSLKSSNIGRGSAANTTTTTTNHHHNHHPASKHHHTPSSKHSSSKASHAQDIPSKVSSSSSSKHRHEEGVSTGHHHHHNSESSVGDDRVPAKEETGDELTVKTEPLDYPGEVAWNEGAGGLGREAPGVEDPQGLLPIGAAIVGGLEGVAAAIVASPNLPIIEFEAENLSGEDSRNDDGSRGDLSTASDDVNANNATGTQVQDRHTQGSAGVPGVVVRSTLGHPHLQMQKHPHHHSHLNQHDPLPPHSKLQPGGGTQSFPGLHTVPLPIPSCPLPLPPGSLASPKLPSSSTGLPSSTITTSSSTGSSSSSGSNNNNVHKCQQCPFLTSNPYTFTRHLRIHLGTKEFQCRLCGFATSRKDSLIRHFRMKHLTGEMSVYHDLDSRDIEELALARVLPEGLQIFAGKL; encoded by the exons ATGAACGAGGAGGAGTTCCTGCTGAAGTGGAACAACCACCAGACTAACTTTGTAGATGTCTTCAACGAGCTGCTTCAGGATGAGTCGTTTGTGGACGTGACactggtgtgtgggggggaggctgTCCCAGGCCACAAGATGGTGCTGGCCGCCTGCTCCCCCCTACTGCACCGCATCCTCCGGGACAACCCCTGCCGGCACCCCCTGGTCATTCTCGGGGATGTGCCAGCCGTGGACATGCGTGCCATCATGCATTTCATCTACCAGGGTGAAGTGAGTGTGTCCCAATCCGAGCTGGCAAGTTTTCTGAAGACAGCTGACAACCTCCAGATCAAGGGGCTTGCAGAGAACAGGGAGAGCagtggaaaggaagacagaaagagaaaagacaaggaCATGGACAGACTAGATGGTCGGCCAAATAATAAAAGGCAACGCACCACAGAAGGGCGAGTGGATAACGTCAACCTCAATGCTGCTGCCTCTGGAGTCGCTGTGCCCGCCACTTCCCCCGTCTCATCTCGCTCACATAAGTCACTCAGCGATTCTCATTCTTCTAGTCACAAGGGTCGGGGGGTTGGGAACAGAGTCTCTGGGGACGAGCAGCACCTTCAGCACAGCCTCAAGAGCAGCAACATTGGCAGAGGTAGTGcagcaaacaccaccaccaccaccaccaaccatcaccacaaccaccaccctgcCTCCAAGCACCACCACACCCCTTCATCCAAACACTCAAGTTCAAAGGCATCACACGCCCAAGACATTCCCTCaaaggtctcctcctcctcctcctccaagcaccGGCATGAGGAAGGGGTCAGcaccggccaccaccaccaccacaactccgAGAGCAGTGTTGGTGATGACAGGGTGCCGGCCAAGGAGGAGACGGGGGATGAACTT ACTGTAAAGACAGAGCCCCTTGACTACCCTGGAGAAGTGGCCTGGAATGAGGGTGCTGGAGGCCTGGGGCGGGAGGCACCAGGCGTGGAGGACCCCCAGGGCCTGCTGCCCATTGGTGCCGCCATAGTCGGGGGTCTGGAGGGCGTGGCTGCTGCTATTGTGGCCTCACCCAACCTCCCCATCATTGAGTTTG AGGCGGAAAATCTTTCAGGTGAAGACAGCCGTAACGATGATGGTAGTCGTGGGGACCTGTCCACTGCCTCGGATGATGTGAATGCCAACAATGCCACG GGTACCCAGGTGCAGGATAGACACACCCAGGGTAGCGCTGGTGTTCCTGGAGTGGTGGTTCGCTCCACCCTGGGCCATCCACATCTCCAGATGCagaaacacccccaccaccactcccacctcAACCAGCATGATCCACTTCCACCACATTCCAAGCTTCAGCCTGGTGGTGGAACACAGTCATTCCCAGGACTCCACACTGTTCCCCTCCCCATTCCAAGctgccctctcccccttccccctgggAGCCTGGCATCACCCAAACTACCATCGTCGTCAACcggcctcccttcctccaccattaccacaaGTAGCAGCActggcagtagcagcagcagcggcagtaaTAACAACAACGTCCACAAATGCCAGCAGTGTCCATTCCTCACCTCCAACCCGTACACCTTCACCCGCCACCTCCGCATTCACTTGGGCACGAAGGAGTTTCAGTGTCGACTGTGTGGGTTTGCCACCTCCCGCAAAGACTCTCTTATTCGACACTTTCGCATGAAGCATCTCACTGGCGAGATGTCAGTGtaccacgaccttgactctagAGACATTGAGGAACTAGCCTTAGCAAGAGTTCTTCCAGAAGGGCTGCAAATATTTGCTGGGAAGCTGTAG